The Syngnathus scovelli strain Florida chromosome 18, RoL_Ssco_1.2, whole genome shotgun sequence genome contains a region encoding:
- the jcada gene encoding junctional cadherin 5-associated protein yields the protein MYSVEDLLISHGYKLPKHTSASTTPTPTPSSRQTPSSSSPPSYNKHNAGSGSRPSSRTLNGYERGLRVTYANNCGSRTPQGYLAATGTSCPNNNVEPRERSQSRQEVEIQGQVETPSFGESLTSDSGFCDGSRGQQMQSKDVSFWRRRGQDFTVLLDYADHRGEHNRPEGSQQARGQEPPAEERQRVAQERQRWAAQVQARAKEREAALKQWRVASERKCQSLGTDEWRPAVSFSRQMSQSEGERWAQEQQRLHARTPEGMVVHPRTKAKSQSMPRMLRPESLQYVDMSSCGQDLYRRVNGHPLSQHDLYRAPRWPENGRPASANQLSLTPKPRFTRPPRPPSYEMHQQIRGSCELLSGRDSVISHSRDRTPLPIIRTGDAPLDYFAQDSGPPGYIPPPSYKRAPVIIGGRRGYGEIAVDYRYRGDVYQQIHVAPDGSHWITRHPAGSWSESSREKCIAGHKQLHPVCTSQEHPGGGVQYISFDDPRIRHISSALGGNSLTDADKIRHIRNELPSTTTTSEPASGKSAFLPPSAGPFIAAKLASDANQTSSCDFDNDNKRWHSNLHKATVDNFSATDQNCNTYSKNQRPPPSPSSAFQAPIRRAASRQGSSLDQVFAETITQVKKIVPESGLENNRNTKRRVSETIFCLVSVPLHTPTNLNKDASADQNNNDTARSLTMTNTETFAVGLKETHSLRSKSVNEMPIKVHYSHFHTTSTSSLRNYKRAPLRKEIIDAWALQANDDKQMCYTGSWPGNQYRNQETQTGSPLTVVKSPEPQSPPGGQEPVHSASDTTTDSGVGTDNGSSYGYPMAGQKNLHPSSNSAFSRLSGSPTSQPSEQHIFSPSKPEDSGDQKPSSPKKSSPPECAEQVAFGQFLLKPVNRRPFDAIGELETINKEMEDTISKRRHLGRSVDDLDGMNKRNGRYHSGKHFGAGREKPVLKIRSKSFPSANDLESVAARQDFSRPQTDVPDKLQSSPPQQSHSKQLYRQDIPVAQESLLRDVGLTVYTETPGGHGETTQRSLLLSNQLHRDDQLSSESGTHPELPEKADSDKMPQSRTELNLSRNEICKLSSFVFEENGNDCESTIADMHLENLLTQEKANSLPAEDLSSLYEVKSAKGIPENESMEERAARILGITVPMETLGKSERSDDVETPGDDHLEGDENVIEEPEQVEQGPLILPGTETGEVKVSKLGEDQIDDSRQKHNHNEDNITQSTVVLDLPEYPPGHLSLSLPITPDRVRKGENKGTITPQPSKKFIEALQDKLNSSANASGGGRSTTDRIARLKELHSVSRIRRLSLKASDSSRDCNSDAREENSVQEDPKLEDEEKRKGDEGVKAQNGRRDEADVDSPVEPETLQDCQPGEDNEDICKGGEKSQEVEQTDEDFALKAINEGVREAKPEEPEGNAEPDNADKHEAAEVSKSQTTNDVKVDMLPKAKRRMKLQKPPLLPKPRSVPKREITLPLSFNPGTPTNLEDEEMLNVSDSYDPSRVERV from the exons GGAACTAGCTGCCCCAACAACAACGTCGAACCCAGGGAGAGGAGCCAATCCAGGCAGGAGGTTGAAATCCAGGGCCAAGTTGAAACGCCTTCCTTTGGAGAGTCGCTGACGTCAGACAGCGG GTTTTGTGATGGCAGCAGAGGTCAACAGATGCAGTCCAAGGATGTGTCCTTCTGGAGAAGGAGAGGCCAGGACTTTACTGTGCTTCTGGACTATGCGGACCACAGAGGGGAACATAACAGACCAGAGGGAAGTCAGCAAGCAAGAGGTCAAGAGCCGCCCGCGGAGGAACGTCAGAGAGTAGCCCAGGAGCGGCAACGCTGGGCGGCCCAGGTACAGGCTCGTGCTAAAGAAAGAGAGGCGGCTCTCAAACAGTGGAGGGTGGCCTCTGAGAGGAAGTGCCAGAGCCTGGGGACAGATGAGTGGCGTCCAGCTGTCAGTTTTAGTCGCCAGATGTCGCAGAGTGAGGGCGAACGTTGGGCACAGGAGCAGCAGCGGCTCCACGCCAGGACACCAGAGGGAATGGTAGTCCACCCCAGGACCAAAGCCAAATCCCAGTCCATGCCCAGGATGCTGCGACCTGAGAGCCTGCAATATGTGGACATGTCCTCGTGCGGTCAGGACTTGTACAGACGGGTTAACGGCCATCCGCTGTCACAACATGACCTTTACCGGGCGCCACGCTGGCCGGAGAACGGCAGGCCGGCAAGTGCCAACCAGTTATCGTTAACGCCAAAACCCCGATTCACTCGACCCCCTAGACCTCCCTCTTACGAAATGCACCAGCAGATCAGGGGAAGCTGTGAGTTGCTGTCTGGGAGAGACTCGGTTATTTCCCATAGCAGGGACAGGACTCCTCTTCCCATCATACGGACAGGTGATGCTCCACTAGACTATTTTGCACAGGATTCTGGACCTCCAGGATACATCCCACCCCCATCGTACAAAAGAGCTCCTGTGATTATAGGAGGGCGTCGGGGATATGGTGAGATTGCAGTTGATTACAG GTACAGAGGTGACGTATACCAGCAGATCCACGTGGCTCCAGATGGATCCCATTGGATCACTCGACATCCAGCGGGTTCTTGGTCCGAGTCATCCCGAGAGAAGTGCATTGCAGGCCACAAGCAGCTCCATCCTGTATGTACTTCGCAAGAGCATCCAGGTGGAGGAGTGCAATATATCTCCTTCGACGATCCCCGCATACGACACATTTCTTCAGCTCTCGGCGGTAATTCTCTGACGGACGCCGACAAGATACGTCACATCCGCAACGAACTACCCAGCACCACCACCACGTCGGAGCCCGCATCCGGCAAAAGTGCCTTTTTGCCCCCGTCGGCGGGGCCTTTTATCGCTGCCAAACTGGCCAGCGATGCTAATCAGACGTCTTCATGTGACTTTGACAATGACAATAAGAGGTGGCACAGCAATTTGCACAAAGCGACTGTCGATAACTTCTCAGCAACTGACCAAAATTGTAACACATATTCCAAAAACCAACGTCCTCCTCCATCGCCATCTTCCGCCTTTCAGGCCCCAATAAGAAGAGCAGCATCTCGCCAGGGGTCCAGTTTAGATCAGGTCTTCGCAGAAACCATCACACAAGTCAAGAAAATTGTCCCAGAATCAGGGTTGGAGAATAACAGAAATACAAAGAGAAGAGTTAGTGAGACCATCTTCTGCCTTGTGTCTGTTCCCCTTCACACACCAACTAACCTTAACAAAGACGCATCAGCAGATCAAAACAACAACGACACAGCACGAAGTCTGACCATGACCAATACAGAAACCTTCGCTGTTGGCCTCAAGGAGACCCATAGCCTGCGGAGCAAGTCCGTCAACGAGATGCCCATCAAAGTCCACTACTCACATTTTCACACCACCAGCACTTCCTCGCTGAGGAATTACAAGAGGGCTCCTTTAAGGAAGGAGATCATAGACGCCTGGGCACTTCAAGCCAATGACGACAAGCAGATGTGCTATACCGGCTCCTGGCCAGGAAATCAATACCGTAACCAGGAAACCCAGACTGGTTCACCCTTGACAGTGGTGAAAAGTCCAGAACCCCAAAGCCCACCTGGAGGACAAGAACCTGTTCATTCTGCCTCGGACACGACGACTGACAGCGGTGTAGGAACAGATAACGGTTCCTCTTACGGCTATCCCATGGCTGGGCAGAAAAATCTCCATCCCTCCAGCAACAGCGCCTTCTCCCGACTCAGCGGCAGCCCAACATCGCAACCTTCTGAGCAACACATCTTCTCTCCATCCAAACCGGAAGATTCAGGAGACCAGAAGCCATCGTCTCCAAAGAAGAGCAGTCCTCCCGAGTGTGCTGAACAAGTGGCCTTTGGTCAGTTTCTCCTAAAGCCGGTCAACAGACGGCCATTCGATGCCATCGGTGAGCTGGAGACCATCAATAAGGAGATGGAAGACACAATCAGCAAGAGGCGGCATCTCGGTCGCTCGGTCGACGATTTAGACGGGATGAACAAAAGGAATGGCCGCTATCATTCGGGAAAGCATTTTGGAGCAGGTAGAGAAAAACCTGTTCTCAAAATAAGATCCAAATCCTTTCCTTCTGCGAATGATTTGGAATCCGTGGCCGCACGACAGGATTTCTCCAGACCGCAGACGGACGTACCTGATAAGTTACAATCCTCACCGCCTCAACAAAGTCATTCAAAGCAACTTTACAGGCAGGATATTCCCGTGGCGCAGGAGTCATTGCTAAGGGATGTCGGGCTGACCGTCTACACCGAGACCCCCGGTGGTCACGGCGAGACCACGCAGCGCTCACTCTTGCTTTCAAACCAACTCCACCGCGACGACCAGCTTTCGAGCGAGAGCGGAACACATCCAGAGCTTCCAGAAAAAGCGGATTCAGACAAAATGCCACAAAGCAGGACTGAGCTTAATTTGAGCAGGAATGAAATTTGCAAATTGAGTTCCTTTGTTTTCGAGGAAAACGGGAATGACTGTGAGTCAACCATAGCAGACATGCACCTTGAGAACTTGCTTACTCAAGAGAAAGCCAATTCGTTACCCGCCGAGGACCTTAGTAGTCTGTACGAAGTCAAATCTGCAAAGGGAATACCGGAAAACGAATCAATGGAGGAGAGAGCTGCCAGAATTTTGGGTATTACCGTTCCAATGGAAACCTTGGGAAAGTCAGAGAGGAGTGATGACGTAGAAACTCCTGGAGATGATCATCTCGAAGGTGATGAGAATGTGATCGAAGAGCCCGAGCAAGTTGAACAGGGACCGCTGATTTTACCGGGAACCGAGACGGGAGAGGTCAAAGTGTCAAAGTTAGGGGAAGACCAAATTGACGACAGCAGACAAAAGCACAATCACAATGAGGATAACATCACTCAGTCAACGGTGGTGCTGGACCTGCCCGAATACCCGCCAGGTCATCTTTCACTGTCCCTCCCCATCACTCCCGATAGGGTGAGGAAAGGAGAAAATAAAGGCACCATCACACCACAACCTTCGAAAAAATTCATCGAAGCCCTGCAAGATAAGCTAAACTCTTCTGCCAATGCATCTGGCGGCGGCAGGTCAACCACGGACCGAATAGCCCGACTCAAAGAACTCCACTCGGTGTCTCGGATCAGACGCCTCAGCCTGAAAGCTTCTGATTCCAGTAGGGATTGTAATTCTGATGCTAGGGAGGAAAACTCAGTTCAGGAAGATCCAAAGCTTGAAGATGAGGAGAAACGGAAAGGTGATGAAGGTGTGAAGGCACAGAACGGAAGGAGGGACGAGGCCGATGTGGATTCTCCGGTCGAGCCTGAAACTCTCCAAGATTGTCAACCCGGTGAAGACAATGAAGATATATGCAAAGGAGGTGAAAAATCACAGGAGGTAGAACAGACTGATGAAGATTTTGCACTAAAAGCAATAAACGAAGGAGTAAGAGAAGCAAAACCAGAAGAGCCTGAAGGAAACGCAGAGCCTGACAACGCAGACAAACACGAAGCAGCAGAAGTTAGCAAAAGCCAAACGACAAACGACGTGAAGGTAGACATGTTGCCCAAAGCAAAGCGTCGGATGAAGCTCCAGAAGCCTCCACTGCTTCCTAAACCTCGAAGTGTTCCCAAAAGAGAAATAACACTACCGCTCAGCTTCAACCCTGGGACTCCCACAAATCTGGAGGATGAGGAGATGCTAAATGTCTCAG ACTCCTACGATCCCAGTCGAGTGGAGCGAGTGTAA